The Mycolicibacterium cosmeticum DNA window CTTGGCCAGCCCGCGCACGCACAACAGTTCATCGCTCATGGTCGGTCTCCCCCGGGAAGTGGCAGGCGGTTGTGCGGGTGGCCGTGACGGCCGCCAGTTCGGGCCGGGTCTGCCGGCACACGTCCGCCGCCTTGGGGCAGCGATCCTGGTACACACACCCTTTCGGAATGGAATGCAGGTCCGGGGGCGCCCCGCCGATGGACTTCAGCTCGGCGCCGCGTTCGGCGCTCACCGGAACCGATTCCAGCAGGCCCTTGGTGTAGGGGTGTTGGGGGTCGGCGAACACCTCGGCCACCGGCCCGGTCTCGACGACGTTGCCGGCGTACATCACCGCGACGCGGTCGGCTTCCTCGGCCACCAGTGCCAGGTCGTGGGTGATCAGCACGACGGCCATGTCGTACTCGGCGCGAAGACTTTTCAGCAGTGCCATGATCTGCGCCTGCACGGTGACATCGAGCGCGGTGGTGGGTTCGTCGGCGATCAGCACCCGCGGGTTCAGGGCGACGGCCATCGCGATGAGCAACCGCTGCCGCATACCGCCGGAGAACTGGTGCGGGTACGCGTTCACCCGCTCCTCCGGTTGCGGGATGCCGACCCGGGCCATCAGCTCGACGGCCTTGCGCCTGGCCTCCTTGGCTTTCATCCCGTGGTGGATGCGGAACGGTTCGGCCAGTTGGGTGCCGACGGTGTAGAGCGGGTTGAGCGCGGTGAGCGCGTCCTGGAACACGATGGCCAGCTCGGGCCCGGCCAGCTTGCGCCGGGCCTTGCGGTCGACGGCCAGCAGGTCGACCCCGGCCAGCCGGGCCGATCCTTCGGTGACTTCGGCGACCGGTTCCAGCAGCCCGACCAGCGCGGTGGCGGTCATCGACTTGCCGCAGCCGGATTCGCCGAGCAGCGCCAGGGTTTCGCCCCGGCGCGCGGTGAACGACACGTGGTCGACGGCGCGGACGGTGCCGGCGATGGTGCGGATGTCGACGGTCAGGCCGTCGACCTCCAGGGCCGGGTCGGCGCCCCGGCGGTCGGCGGTGGTCGGTTCGCCGAGTTCCCTGTCCAGATGCACGGTCATCGGATGGCCTTTCCGGTCTTGGTGAAGCGGGACGGCACGGTGAGTCGCCAGCGCTGGCCGGGGTCGGTGGCGATCCGCGCCCAGGCGGCCAGGATGGTGGCCGATACGGTGGTGATGACGATGGCCAGGCCGGGGAAGAAGGACAGCCACCAGGCGGTGTGCAGGTAGGTGCGGCCCTGCGAGACCATCAGGCCCCAGCTGACGTCGGGCGGCTGGATGCCGATACCCAGGAAGCTCAGCGAGCTCTCGGCCAGCATCACGTAGCAGAAGTCCAGGGTGGCGACGGTGAGCAGGGTCGGCAGCACGATCGGCAGCACGTGCCGGACGATGATCGACGATCCGCTGGCGCCGAATGTCCGTGCGGCGTCGACGAAGACACGGCTGGACAGTTCGGCGGATTCGGCGCGGGCGGTACGCAGGTACACCGGGATGCGGGTGATCGCCAGCACCAGAACGATATTGGCCGCACTGGGCGAGAAGACGTAGAGCACCACGACGGCCAGCAGCAGCGACGGGAAGCTCATGATGACGTCGGCCACCCGCATCGCCAGCGTTTCCCGCCAGCCGCGGTGGTAGCCGGCCCACATGCCGATCACCGAGCCGACCACGGCGGAGATGACGACGGCGGGAATCGCGACCGACAGCGTGGTGCGACAGGCCACCACCAGCCGGGCGAGCATGCTGCGGCCCAGCGGGTCGGTGCCCAGGACGTTGGCCCAACCATGTGCCAGGGTGAACGGCGGCTGGTTCGAGTTGTCCAGGTCGATATGAGTGGCCAAGCCGCCCACCATCATCGGGCCGAAGACGGCGGTGAGCACCACCAGGCCCAGCACCACCGCGGCGGCGGTGGCGACCCGGTCGTTGACCAGCAGGCGCAGCCACGACGACCGCGCCGCACGGGGCTCGGTTTCCGGCTGCCCGACGATGGCGGTGGCGGGTTTGACCGGGACGAGGTCGATCTGAGTCATGGTGATGGACCTACACTTTCGCGGGTTCCCGTACGCGAGCGTCCAGCAGCGCGTAGCAGGCGTCGATGAGGATGTTGAGCAGGAAGATGCTGACCGCGGTGAGCAGCACCGCCGCCTGCAGCACCGCGAAATCGCGCTGCAGGATCGCGTCGATCATCAGTTTGCCGATGCCCGGCCAGCCGAAGATCGCCTCGACCACCACCGCTCCGTTGATCAGGCCGACGGCCAGGTCACCGGCCACCGTCAGCGCGGGTGCCGCGGCGTTACGCAGCGCGTGGTGGGTGACCACGCGGAAGTCACCGGCACCCTTGCTGCGGGCCAACCTGATGTAGGGCGCCGACAGGGCCGCGACCATGGCCCCGCGCACCACCTGGGTGAGCACGCCCAGCGGGCGGATCATCAAGGTGGCGATCGGCAGGATCCAGGACAGCATGCCGGCGTCGGTGCCCGAGGTCGGCAGCACACCGAGCAGGACCGCGAACAGCCACACCCCGGTGATGGCGAACCAGAAGTCGGGGATGCTGGCGGCGGTCATGGACAGCAGGCTGGAGAACCGGTCGGCCAGTGAGTTCGGCCGGTACGCGGCCCAGCAGCCGACGATCACGGCACCGACGATCGCCAGCACCATCGTCGTCACCGCCAGCTGCAGGGTGGCGGGGAAGGCACGCAGGGCCATCTCCGACGCGGATTCGCCGGTGCGTAACGAGGTGCCGAAGTCCAGGTGCAGCACGCCTTTGAAGTAGTCCACCAGCTGCACGATCAGCGGTTGGTCGAAGCCGTGCGCCTGCGCGAACGCGGCCCGCTGGGCCTGGGTGGCCGATTCGGGCAGGTAGAGGTTGGTGGGAGCGCCGGTGAGGCGGGCGAGCAGGAACACCCCCAACAACACGACGATCAGCGGGATGGTGCTGGTGTACATCCGGCGCCGGACGAAGGAGAACATGTCGGCTCAGCTCCTGTCGGACTGGTCAGAGCCGTTGCCGGCCTTGGTCATCTCGGCCAGGCGCATCTCGTCACCGGTGGCCGAGTTGGGTGCGTAGTCGACGCGCGGGGATTTGCCGAGGATGCCGGTCATGTGGGCGATGTAGGCGAACTGGGCCACCTCGGCCGGTTCCTCGGCGAACAGCTTGGCGTAGGCATCCTGGCGTTGCGGACCGGTCAGTTCCCCGGCGGTCTCGATCTTTCGATCGAACTCCTCGGTGCCGCAACCGTTCTGGGCACCGTCGGTGCGCATGTACTGGTCCACGCTGAAGGCCGCGTCCCCGGCCTGGTTGCCGTGCTGGATCATCGCGACGAACGGGCCGGCGCCGGCCGGGAACGGCCGCAACTGGTACTGCAGCTGACCCGCGGTGTCCATCATCTCGATGCGGGGATTGAGGCCGATCTCGGTCAGTTCGCTCTGGATCACCTCCATGGTCTCGGTGATGTTGGGGAACTGCGCGGTGCGCCCGATCAGCCGGATCTGCCGGTCGACCGGTACGCCGGCGGCTTTCGCCTCGGCCACCAGCTGTTTGGCCTTCTCGACGTCGTGCGGCCACGGCGCCAGGTCCGCGTTGTGACCGACCACGCCGTCGGGGATCAATTGCGCGGCGGGTTGACCCATGCCCCGGAAGAGCGCCTTGACGATGCCGGTGCGGTTGACGGTGTAGTTGATGGCCTGCCGCACCCGGATGTCGTCGAGCGGAGCGTCGGTACAGGTGATGCGCAGCGCGGTGGTCTCGTTGTTGGGGAACTCCACCCCCAACTCCCCCGCGCCGTCCTCGGGGCCGAGGCCGGTGGCGATGTCGGTCTCGTCGTTGGTGACCATGGCGGCGCGGACGCTGCCTTCGCTGCGCCACTGGTATTCGGCGCGGGCGAAGGCCGGTGCGGGGCCCCAGTAGCGTTCGTTGCGGCTCAGGGTGAGCTTCTGGCCGTAATCCCAGCCGGCGATGACGTAGGGCCCGGTACCGATGGGTTCGCGCACCTTCTCGGTGGTGCTGGTGCCGCGCGGCACGATCTCGACGAACGAGATACGGAGCGGCAGAATCGGATCCGGCTTCTCGGTGGTGACGGTCAGGGTCGCGTCGTCGGGTGTGGCGAGTTCGAGTTTCTCGTCGCCGAACACGTACCCGTCGACGTTGCAGCCCAGGTCCGAGTTGACGGCGCGGTCGATGGCGAAGGCCGCGTCGGCCGCGGTGAACGGTGCTCCATTGGAGAAGGTGACCCCGGAGCGGATGGTGAAGGTCCACCGGTTGGGCGTGTCCTGGCGCCACCCGGTGGACAGCAGGGGCTGCAGGCCGCCGGTGGTGGGGTCGCGCTCGATCAGCGGCTCGGTGATGTTGGAGCGGACCACGATGCCGGTGGAGGTCAGTGAGCTCTCGCAGGGCTCCAGCGTGGGTGGTTCCTGGGAGATCACCAGGCGCAAGGTGTTCGGGTCGTACCCGCCGTGACCGGTGTTGGCCACCGTGCAGCCGCCGGTCAGCAGAACGACGCCGGCTGCGGCGAGGGAAGCGACGGCAGGCGTCACTGGTGCGGCCATCTGGTCCTCCGGTTCGGAAATGGGCTGTTCCGTAGTGGGCTGTTCCGTGTGACGTCCATGTATGTGGACGGAATCTGTGACGGTAGACACACCGTAGGAGCGGCCTCTGAACGCCGTCAAGCCCGCCCAAACGGGCCATTTCGGGCGTTTCCGGCACCCATCGGCACCGCACCCGACACCCGATTTTTGGCCGTTGAACTGCGGTTTTCCCGATGCGGTCGGGCGTTTGATACCCAGCGCCAGCGCGCAATCGGGATGTTATGCCGGTTCGGCATCAACCCATGCTAT harbors:
- a CDS encoding ABC transporter ATP-binding protein, which codes for MTVHLDRELGEPTTADRRGADPALEVDGLTVDIRTIAGTVRAVDHVSFTARRGETLALLGESGCGKSMTATALVGLLEPVAEVTEGSARLAGVDLLAVDRKARRKLAGPELAIVFQDALTALNPLYTVGTQLAEPFRIHHGMKAKEARRKAVELMARVGIPQPEERVNAYPHQFSGGMRQRLLIAMAVALNPRVLIADEPTTALDVTVQAQIMALLKSLRAEYDMAVVLITHDLALVAEEADRVAVMYAGNVVETGPVAEVFADPQHPYTKGLLESVPVSAERGAELKSIGGAPPDLHSIPKGCVYQDRCPKAADVCRQTRPELAAVTATRTTACHFPGETDHER
- a CDS encoding ABC transporter permease translates to MTQIDLVPVKPATAIVGQPETEPRAARSSWLRLLVNDRVATAAAVVLGLVVLTAVFGPMMVGGLATHIDLDNSNQPPFTLAHGWANVLGTDPLGRSMLARLVVACRTTLSVAIPAVVISAVVGSVIGMWAGYHRGWRETLAMRVADVIMSFPSLLLAVVVLYVFSPSAANIVLVLAITRIPVYLRTARAESAELSSRVFVDAARTFGASGSSIIVRHVLPIVLPTLLTVATLDFCYVMLAESSLSFLGIGIQPPDVSWGLMVSQGRTYLHTAWWLSFFPGLAIVITTVSATILAAWARIATDPGQRWRLTVPSRFTKTGKAIR
- a CDS encoding ABC transporter permease, with the protein product MFSFVRRRMYTSTIPLIVVLLGVFLLARLTGAPTNLYLPESATQAQRAAFAQAHGFDQPLIVQLVDYFKGVLHLDFGTSLRTGESASEMALRAFPATLQLAVTTMVLAIVGAVIVGCWAAYRPNSLADRFSSLLSMTAASIPDFWFAITGVWLFAVLLGVLPTSGTDAGMLSWILPIATLMIRPLGVLTQVVRGAMVAALSAPYIRLARSKGAGDFRVVTHHALRNAAAPALTVAGDLAVGLINGAVVVEAIFGWPGIGKLMIDAILQRDFAVLQAAVLLTAVSIFLLNILIDACYALLDARVREPAKV
- a CDS encoding ABC transporter substrate-binding protein; protein product: MAAPVTPAVASLAAAGVVLLTGGCTVANTGHGGYDPNTLRLVISQEPPTLEPCESSLTSTGIVVRSNITEPLIERDPTTGGLQPLLSTGWRQDTPNRWTFTIRSGVTFSNGAPFTAADAAFAIDRAVNSDLGCNVDGYVFGDEKLELATPDDATLTVTTEKPDPILPLRISFVEIVPRGTSTTEKVREPIGTGPYVIAGWDYGQKLTLSRNERYWGPAPAFARAEYQWRSEGSVRAAMVTNDETDIATGLGPEDGAGELGVEFPNNETTALRITCTDAPLDDIRVRQAINYTVNRTGIVKALFRGMGQPAAQLIPDGVVGHNADLAPWPHDVEKAKQLVAEAKAAGVPVDRQIRLIGRTAQFPNITETMEVIQSELTEIGLNPRIEMMDTAGQLQYQLRPFPAGAGPFVAMIQHGNQAGDAAFSVDQYMRTDGAQNGCGTEEFDRKIETAGELTGPQRQDAYAKLFAEEPAEVAQFAYIAHMTGILGKSPRVDYAPNSATGDEMRLAEMTKAGNGSDQSDRS